Proteins encoded in a region of the Pigmentiphaga litoralis genome:
- a CDS encoding hybrid sensor histidine kinase/response regulator: MTDLPSSSFPFLAQGGDVADIIARRDWSATPIGPIDTWSSTLTTTLALILRAPLPIVTLWGDEGVMLYNDAYSVFAGGRHPELLGSNVREGWAEIADFNDNVMKVGLAGKTLRYEDQELTLYRNGIGEPVWMNLDYSPIPGPDGVPVGVIAIVVETTAKVRAERWLSGERERLRRLFEQAPGFMAMVTGPDHTIDMANAAFLSLVGQRELIGCSVRDCLPELAGQDFFERLDQVYALGRSHAGFAQPMHLTRTPGTAPELRHVDFVYQPVRSEDGDVIGIFIQGTDVTDRLLAESAVVESEAKFRTFAQAMPNQVWSADSRGALDWFNDKVYGYSGQPAGRLDGTAWQATLHPDDVPHALNRWQRAIDTGGTYECEFRIRRADGIYRWHLSRALPIRDAAGDIVRWVGSNTDIEDQKSAARALERLNKTLEQQVAESHADRDRMWRLSTDVMLVADFDANIVAINPAWTELLGWEPSALVGRSFMDLIHPDDRIETLAEVGDLSAGKRTYKFVNRYRCRDGHYVVLSWTAVPDARFIHAVGRDITADREAADALRRTELALQQSQKMETIGKLTGGVAHDFNNLLQVISGNLQLLATDVAGNGRAERRLANALGGVQRGAKLASQLLAFGRRQPLEPKTIRIGRLIGGMEDMLRRSLGEAVEIETLVSGGLWNTLVDPTQVENAILNLAINARDAMDGTGKLTLEAGNAFLDDAYARQHVEVTPGQYVMLAVTDTGCGMTPEVLAQAYEPFFSTKPEGKGTGLGLSMVYGFVKQSGGHIKIYSEPGMGTTVKLYMPRSHDAEETGVVLETATVEGDRETILVAEDDDQVRATVVETLSELGYRVLKASDAASALAIVDSGMAIDLLFTDVVMPGPLRSPELARRARERVPGLAVLFTSGYTENSIVHGGRLDAGVDLLSKPYTREALARKIRQVLAAEGKRGAGLPGTAGGTGPAAATREAQPAAHTRRILFVEDDALIRENTRELLQELGHTVFVAGNAPDALATLGREPIDVLITDLGLPGESGESLARAAKEASPGLGIVFATGTEPDTLPAGFQVLRKPYDTVAIEAVLRRLG; this comes from the coding sequence ATGACCGACCTGCCCTCGTCATCCTTCCCCTTCCTTGCGCAAGGCGGCGATGTCGCCGACATCATTGCCCGCCGTGACTGGTCGGCTACTCCCATCGGCCCGATTGATACCTGGTCCAGCACGCTCACCACCACCCTTGCACTGATCCTGCGCGCGCCGCTGCCCATCGTCACCTTGTGGGGCGACGAAGGCGTCATGCTCTATAACGACGCCTATTCGGTATTCGCGGGGGGCCGCCATCCGGAACTGCTCGGGTCGAACGTGCGGGAAGGCTGGGCGGAAATTGCTGACTTCAATGACAACGTCATGAAGGTCGGCCTGGCCGGCAAGACGCTGCGATACGAGGATCAGGAACTGACGCTGTATCGCAATGGCATTGGCGAACCGGTCTGGATGAACCTGGACTATTCGCCGATTCCGGGGCCCGACGGCGTACCGGTAGGGGTGATCGCCATCGTGGTCGAGACGACGGCCAAGGTACGCGCGGAACGCTGGCTGAGCGGCGAACGCGAACGTCTGCGGCGCCTGTTCGAACAGGCGCCGGGGTTCATGGCCATGGTGACCGGACCCGACCACACCATCGACATGGCCAACGCCGCCTTCCTGTCGCTGGTGGGCCAACGGGAATTGATCGGCTGCAGCGTGCGCGATTGCCTGCCCGAACTGGCCGGCCAGGATTTTTTCGAACGGCTGGATCAGGTCTATGCCCTGGGCCGATCGCACGCCGGCTTTGCGCAACCGATGCACCTGACTCGCACACCGGGGACCGCACCCGAACTGCGTCACGTGGACTTCGTCTATCAGCCCGTACGCAGTGAAGACGGCGATGTGATCGGCATCTTCATCCAGGGCACCGACGTGACGGACCGCCTGCTGGCCGAAAGCGCCGTGGTCGAAAGCGAAGCCAAGTTCCGTACCTTTGCGCAGGCCATGCCGAATCAGGTGTGGTCCGCCGACAGCCGCGGCGCGCTGGACTGGTTCAACGACAAGGTCTATGGCTACAGCGGCCAGCCGGCCGGCAGGCTGGATGGCACTGCCTGGCAGGCCACGCTGCACCCCGACGATGTGCCCCACGCGCTGAACCGCTGGCAACGCGCGATCGATACGGGCGGCACCTACGAATGCGAATTCCGGATCCGCCGGGCCGACGGCATCTACCGCTGGCATCTGTCGCGGGCCTTGCCGATCCGCGATGCAGCGGGCGACATCGTGCGGTGGGTGGGCAGCAATACCGATATCGAAGACCAGAAGTCGGCCGCGCGTGCGCTGGAACGCCTGAACAAGACGCTTGAACAACAGGTCGCCGAAAGCCATGCCGACCGCGACCGCATGTGGCGGCTGTCCACCGACGTGATGCTGGTGGCCGACTTCGACGCCAACATCGTCGCCATCAATCCGGCATGGACCGAACTGCTGGGCTGGGAACCCAGTGCGCTGGTCGGACGGTCTTTCATGGACCTGATACACCCCGACGACCGGATCGAGACCCTGGCCGAAGTGGGAGACCTGAGCGCCGGCAAGCGCACCTACAAGTTCGTCAATCGCTACCGCTGCCGCGACGGCCACTATGTCGTGCTGTCGTGGACGGCCGTGCCCGACGCGCGGTTCATTCACGCCGTGGGCCGCGACATCACCGCCGATCGCGAAGCCGCCGATGCCCTGCGCCGCACCGAACTCGCGCTGCAGCAGTCGCAAAAGATGGAGACGATCGGCAAGCTGACGGGCGGCGTCGCGCATGACTTCAACAACCTGCTGCAGGTGATATCGGGCAACCTGCAATTGCTGGCCACCGACGTGGCCGGCAACGGCCGCGCCGAACGCCGTCTGGCCAACGCGCTGGGCGGCGTGCAGCGCGGCGCCAAGCTGGCCAGCCAGCTGCTGGCCTTTGGCCGGCGCCAGCCGCTTGAACCCAAGACCATCAGGATCGGCCGGCTGATCGGCGGCATGGAAGACATGCTGCGCCGCAGCCTGGGTGAAGCCGTCGAGATCGAAACCCTGGTGTCGGGTGGCCTGTGGAACACGCTGGTCGATCCGACGCAGGTGGAAAACGCCATCCTGAACCTGGCCATCAACGCGCGCGACGCGATGGACGGCACGGGCAAACTTACCCTGGAAGCGGGCAACGCCTTCCTGGACGATGCCTATGCGCGGCAGCATGTGGAAGTCACGCCCGGCCAATACGTGATGCTGGCCGTGACGGACACCGGCTGCGGCATGACGCCCGAGGTGCTTGCGCAGGCCTACGAACCGTTCTTTTCAACCAAGCCCGAAGGCAAGGGCACCGGGCTTGGCCTGTCGATGGTCTACGGCTTCGTGAAGCAATCGGGCGGCCACATCAAGATCTACAGCGAGCCCGGCATGGGCACCACCGTGAAGCTGTACATGCCCCGGTCGCACGACGCCGAGGAGACGGGCGTGGTGCTGGAAACCGCCACGGTCGAAGGCGACCGCGAAACCATCCTGGTGGCCGAAGACGACGACCAGGTCCGCGCCACCGTGGTCGAAACCTTGTCCGAACTGGGCTACCGCGTCTTGAAAGCGTCGGACGCGGCCAGCGCACTGGCCATCGTCGACAGCGGCATGGCCATCGACCTGCTGTTTACCGACGTCGTCATGCCCGGCCCGCTGCGCAGCCCCGAACTGGCTCGCCGTGCACGCGAACGCGTGCCCGGCCTGGCCGTGCTGTTCACGTCGGGCTACACCGAAAATTCCATCGTGCATGGCGGCCGGCTCGATGCCGGCGTGGACCTTCTGAGCAAGCCCTACACGCGCGAGGCACTGGCCCGAAAGATCCGCCAGGTCCTGGCCGCGGAGGGTAAACGCGGCGCCGGACTTCCGGGCACCGCCGGCGGCACCGGCCCGGCGGCAGCAACACGGGAGGCCCAGCCGGCCGCCCACACGCGCCGCATCCTGTTCGTGGAAGACGACGCGTTGATCCGCGAGAACACACGCGAACTGCTGCAGGAATTGGGGCACACGGTGTTCGTTGCAGGCAACGCCCCCGACGCGCTGGCCACCCTGGGCCGCGAGCCGATCGACGTGCTGATCACCGACCTGGGCCTACCCGGCGAGTCGGGCGAATCATTGGCCCGCGCGGCCAAGGAGGCATCACCCGGCCTGGGAATCGTCTTTGCCACCGGCACCGAACCCGACACCCTGCCCGCCGGCTTCCAGGTGCTGCGCAAGCCCTACGACACGGTGGCGATCGAAGCGGTGCTGCGGCGGCTGGGGTAA